The following coding sequences are from one Salmo trutta chromosome 36, fSalTru1.1, whole genome shotgun sequence window:
- the LOC115175487 gene encoding ras-related protein Rab-5A-like has translation MANRGGATRPNGSNAGNKICQFKLVLLGESAVGKSSLVLRFVKGQFHEFQESTIGAAFLTQTVCLDDTTVKFEIWDTAGQERYHSLAPMYYRGAQAAIVVYDITNEESFARARNWVKELQRQASPNIVIALSGNKADLASKRAVDFQDAQSYADDNSLLFMETSAKTSMNVNEIFMAIAKRLPKSEPAATGANSGRNRGVDLTEAAQPTKAPCCST, from the exons ATGGCCAACAGGGGAGGAGCTACGAGACCCAACGGGTCTAACGCTGGGAACAAGATCTGCCAGTTCAAGCTGGTACTTCTGGGGGAGTCGGCGGTGGGCAAGTCCAGCCTGGTGCTTCGCTTCGTCAAGGGACAGTTCCACGAGTTCCAGGAGAGCACCATTGGAG cGGCCTTCCTGACCCAGACAGTGTGTCTAGACGACACGACGGTGAAGTTTGAGATCTGGGACACGGCAGGACAGGAGCGCTACCACAGCCTGGCGCCCATGTATTACAGAGGGGCGCAGGCCGCCATCGTGGTCTACGACATCACAAATGAG GAGTCATTTGCACGGGCCAGGAACTGGGTGAAAGAGCTGCAGAGACAAGCCAGCCCCAACATTGTCATTGCCCTGTCTGGCAACAAGGCTGACCTCGCCAGCAAGAGAGCCGTGGACTTCCAG GATGCCCAGTCATATGCAGACGACAACAGCTTGCTCTTCATGGAGACGTCGGCCAAGACGTCTATGAATGTGAACGAGATATTCATGGCTATTG CAAAAAGATTGCCCAAGAGCGAGCCTGCGGCCACTGGAGCTAACAGCGGGCGGAACAGGGGCGTCGACCTAACGGAAGCCGCCCAGCCAACTAAGGCCCCCTGCTGCAGTACTTAA